Genomic segment of Streptomyces sp. NBC_01210:
CCACCGCAATGATCCAAAATGCGGCAGTTCTGCGGGTATGTGAGTCTGACAGCGGCCCTGGCCCCGAGAAATCCCACAGGAGGCATCACCATGGCCAAGAACAAGAACCGCAAGCAGAGCAGCCAGCAGCAGGACCGCCCCTCCTCCCCCGCCGAGCGCGGTGGCGAGCAGGCCAAGTCCACCGCCTACGAGTCCCAGGCGCAGCCTCAGTCGCAGGCCCAGGGAAGTCCGGCGGATGTTGCCCGCAAACACCAGCGGCGCTTCGGCCACAACTGATCGCGCCGTAAAGACGCAAGGGGCCGCGCCCGTGACGACGGGCGCGCCCCTTGCGGCGTTTGTGCGTACGGGCCGACGGACCTACGGGTCCACCGGCTTGCGGCTCACGAGGAGACGGGCCCTAGCCGGCCAGGCAGGACGGGCCGAGCAGCACCTTCAGATCGCCGAAGAGAGCCGGGTCCGGCTGGACGCGGTGCCGGTCGAGCCGGAGCACCGTGGTCTTGCGGGGGCCCTGCAGCTTGATCCTCACCTCGGTGTTGCCCTTGTGGTGGCTGAGGATCTCACCGAGCCTGCTGATCATCGGCGGGGTGACCTTCACCGTCGGGATGGTGACGACCACCGGGGCGTTGGTGCCTGCCGAGGAGATGTCGGGAACCTGCATTTCCATGGCGACGAGGCGCGGGATGTCCTCGCGCTTGTCGAGCCGTCCCTTGACGAACACCACGGTGTCCTCGACGAGCTGGGTCGACACCAGTTGGTACGTCGCCGGGAAGAACATGCACTCGATGGAGCCGGCCAGGTCCTCGACGGTGGCGATCGCCCAGGCGTTGCCCTGCTTGGTCATCTTCCGCTGCAGGCCGGAGATGATGCCACCGATGGTGACGACCGCCCCGTCCGCATGTTCACCTCCGGTGAGCTGGGAGATCGCGGCGTCCGTCTTGTCGCTCAGGACGTGCTCGATACCGAAGAGCGGATGGTCGGAGACGTAGAGACCGAGCATCTCGCGCTCCTGGGCGAGCAGATACGACTTGTCCCATTCGATGTCGGAGAACTCGACGTCGAGCCCGAAGCCCGGCTCGGTGCTGTCCTCCTCGCCCATCCCGCCGAAGAGGTCGAACTGGCCCTCGGCCTCCTTGCGCTTGACCGCGACCACGTTGTCGATCATCGGCTCGTGGTGCGCGACCAGACCCTTGCGGGTGTGGCCCATCTCATCGAAGGCGCCGGCCTTGATGAGCGATTCGACGGTCCGCTTGTTGCACACGACCGCCTCGACCTTGTCGAGGAAGTCCGGGAAGGTCGCGTACTTCCCCTTCGACTTACGGCAGCGGATGATCGAGTCGACGACGTTCGTGCCGACGTTCCGCACGGCGGAGAGACCGAAAAGGATCACATCGTCGCCCTGGGCCGCGAAGTTGGACTGCGACTCGTTCACATTGGGCGGCAGCACCTTGATGCCCATGCGGCGGCACTCGTTCAGATAGACGGCGGACTTGTCCTTGTCGTCCTTGACCGAGGTGAGCAGCGCGGCCATGTACTCGGCCGGGTAGTTGGCCTTGAGATATGCGGTCCAGTAGGTGACCAGCCCGTACGCGGAGGAGTGCGCCTTGTTGAAGGCGTATCCGGCGAAGGGGACCAGCACGTCCCACAGCGCCTGGATGGCCTGGTCGCTGAAGCCGTTCTTCTTGGCGCCGGCCTGGAAGAGGACGAAGTTCTTCGCCAGCTCGTCGGCCTTCTTCTTGCCCATCACGCGGCGGAGGATGTCGGCCTCGCCGAGTGAGTACCCCGCGATGATCTGGGCGGCCTTCTGCACCTGCTCCTGATAGACGATCAGGCCGTAGGTGAGGCCGAGGACCTCCTTGAGCGGCTCCTCCAGCTCCGGGTGGATCGGCGTGATCTCCTGCTGCCCGTTCTTGCGCAGCGCGTAGTTCGTATGGGAGTTCATGCCCATCGGGCCCGGCCGGTACAGGGCCGAAACGGCGGAAATGTCCTCGAAGTTGTCGGGCTTCATCAGCCGCAGCAGCGAACGCATCGGGCCGCCGTCGAACTGGAAGACGCCGAGCGTGTCACCGCGGCAGAGCAGTTCGTACGTCGTGGGGTCGTCCAGCGGGAGAGCGAGCAGGTCGAGCTCGACGCCCTTGTTCGCCTTCACCATCTTGACGGCGTCGTCCATGATGGTCAGGTTCCGCAGGCCCAGGAAGTCCATCTTCAGCAGGCCGAGCGACTCACAGCTCGGGTAGTCCCACTGCGTGATGGTCACGCCGTCGGTGTGCCTGACCCAGACCGGGACATGGTCGGTGATCGTCTCGCTGGACATGATCACGCCGGCCGCGTGCACGCCCATCTGCCGGACCAGGCCCTCGACGCCCTTGGCGGTGTCGATGACCTTCTTCACGTCCGGCTCGTTCTCGTACATCCCGCGGATCTCGCCGGCCTCGCTGAAGCGCGGGTGCTTCGGGTCGGTGATGCCGTTGAGGTCGATGCCCTTGCCGAGGACGTCGGCGGGCATCGCCTTGGTGAGCCGGTCACCCATCGCGTACGGGTAGCCGAGCACCCGCGCGGAGTCCTTGATGGCGTTCTTCGCCTTGATCTTGCCGTACGTACCGATCATGGCGACCTTGTCGGCGCCGTACTTCTCGGTGACGTACCTGATCACCTCACCGCGCCGGCGCTCGTCGAAGTCGATGTCGACATCGGGCATGGAGATGCGCTCGGGGTTGAGGAAACGCTCGAAGATCAGGCCGTGCTCGATCGGGTCGAGGTCGGTGATGCCCATGGCGTACGCGACGATCGAGCCGGCCGCGGAGCCTCGGCCCGGGCCCACGGCGATGCCGTTGTTCTTGGCCCACATGATGAAGTCGGCGACCACGAGGAAGTACCCCGGGAAGCCCATGTCGATGATGATGCCCATCTCGTACTCGACCTGCTTGAGCCGGTCGTCCGGGATGCCGTCGGGGTAGCGCCGGGCCATGCCGCGCATGGTCTCCTCGCGGAACCAGGTCACCTCGGTGTAGCCCTCGGGCACCTCGAACTTCGGCATCAGGTTGCGCTCTTCGAACCAGCCCTCGGTGTCGATCTGCTGCGCGACCAGGAGGGTGTTGGCGCACCCCTCCTGCCAGGCGTCCGAGGAGTCCACTGCGTACATCTCGTCCGTGGACTTCAGGTAGTAGCCGGTGCCGTCGAAACGGAAGCGGTCCGGGTCGGAGAGGTTCTTGCCGGTCTGGATGCAGAGCAGGGCGTCATGGGCGCCGGCCTCGTGCGCGTAGGTGTAGTGCGAGTCGTTGGTGACGATCGGCGGGATGCCGAGCTTCTTGCCGATCTCCAGGAGCCCGTCGCGGACCCGGCGCTCGATCTCGATGCCGTGGTCCATCAGCTCCAGGAAGTACTTGTCCTTGCCGAAGATGTCCTGGTACTCGGAGGCCGCCTTGAGCGCCTCGTCGAACTGGCCGAGGCGCAGCCGCGTCTGGAGCTCGCCGGAGGGGCAGCCGGTGGAGGCGATGAGCCCCTCCGACCACTGGGCGATGGTCTCCTTGTCCATCCGCGGCCACTTCTGCAGCCAGCCCTCGGCGTACGCGTCGGAGGAGAGCCGGAAGAGGTTGTGCAGACCGGTCTTGTTGGCCGCCCAGATCGTCTTGTGGGTGTAGCCACCGGAACCGGAGACGTCGTCCCGCTTCTGGTGCGGCTGGCCCCACTGGATCTTCCGCTTGTTCCGCCGGGACTCGGGGGCGACGTACGCCTCGATGCCGATGATCGGTGTGACGCCCGCCTTCTTGGCCTGATGGAAGAAGTCGTACGCGCCGTGGAGGTTGCCATGGTCGGTCATGGCGATGTGCGACATGCCCATCTCGTTGCAGGCATCGAACATGTCCTTGAGCCGCGCGGCACCGTCCAGCAGGGAGTACTGGGTGTGGACGTGAAGGTGCGTGAAAGGCGGCTTGGTCACGGCGGAATGCCTCCGGAGAACGGTGGGCGACAGGCTGCGGGCAGTCTGGGGGGACAGCGTGGAAGTCTACGTCTCCGCGCTGACAGTCGGCGGGCACTCCCGAGTACCTTCGTCCGTTGAAGGGGCGGAACTGCCCGCCCCGTTTGTCATGCACCAGGAGGCACCCAGCGATGTCGGTACCGCGACCCGCCGAGGTCACAGCTGAAGAGCGCGGCGAGCAGATTCTCACCGTTTTCGACACCGCGTTCGGCGAGCTTCTGGCCGCCGACCCGGCCGCGTTCCGGGTGAAGTTCCGGAAGATGGCCGCCTCGGCCTTCGCCTTCTACCGGGGCACGGCCTGCCTGTTCTACAACGACCTGGAGCGGGAGCAGCACGGCGGGCCGTTCCTCGACGACCGCACCGGCCGGGTGTGGATCCACGGCGATCTGCACGCCGAGAACTTCGGCACGTACATGGACGCCAACGGCCGGCTGATCTTCAACGTCAATGACTTCGACGAGGCGTATGTCGGCCCCTTCACCTGGGACCTGAAGCGGCTGTCCGCCTCGCTGGCGCTGATCGGCTACACCAAGGCGCTCAGCGACGAGCAGATCACCGAGCTGGTGCGGGTCTACGCCGCGGCCTACCGCGAGCGCATCCACGCCCTGGCAACCGGCGCCAAGAACGACGAGGTGCCGCCCTTCACGCTGGACACCGCCGAGGGCCCGCTCCTCGAGGCGCTGCGCGACGCCCGCTCGCTCACCCGCTTCTCGCTGCTGGACTCGATGACCGAGATCCGTGACTTCGAGCGGCGTTTCGCGCCCGGCGGCGGCTCCATCGAGCTGGACGCGGCCACCCGCTACAAGGTGCTCGCCGCCTTCGACGGCTATCTGGAGACCCTGCCCGAGTCCAGCCTGACCAGGCCCGACTCGTACCGGGTCAAGGACGTCGTGGGACGGCGTGGCATCGGCATCGGCTCGGCCGGCCTGCCCTCGTACAACATCCTGCTCGAGGGCAACAGCGACGCCCTCGAGAACGATGTCGTGATCTATATGAAGCAGGCGCAGACCCCGGCGGTCTCCCGGCACATCACCGACGCCGCCGTGCGTGAGTACTTCCAGCACGAGGGTCATCGCACGGTGATCTCGCAGCGCGCGCTTCAGGACCACGCCGACCCGTGGCTGGGCTGGACCGAGTTGGACGGCTCGGGCCAGCTGGTGGCCGAGGTCTCGCCGTACGCGGTGGATCTGGACTGGTCGGACATCGACGATCCGGAGGAGATCGCGGCGGTCGTCGCCGACCTCGGCCGGGCGACGGCCACGATGCACGGCGCGGCGGACTACGAGAGCGGTCACTCGTTGGTGCCGTTCTCCACGGAGCGGGCCATCGACGCGGCGATCGCGGCCGACGAGGACAGCTTCGGCGAGCTGTTGGTGGAGTTCGCGCACAGCTACGGTGCGCAGGCGCGGGCGGACCACCAGATCTTCGTGGACCTCTTCCGTAACGGAAGGATTCCGGGTCTCTAGGGTCGGCCGGAGCCGGGCCGGAGCCAGGCGGGATCCGGCCGGGGGCCAGGCGGGATCCTTAGGTATCGCTTACAGAGACGCATGGGACACTCCCCGGTGATGGACACGAGCGAGGCGCGGCTCAGGGGGCTGCGGGCAGCGATCTTCACGGCACTGGTCGTGACGCTGTCCGCTGCCTCCCATGTCCTGCTGTCGCGGGTACCGCTTCCGCTGACGACCGTCGCCGGACTCGCGGCCGGTGTCTTCGCCGTGGCGTACGCACTGTCGGGTCGGGAGCGCGGCTTCTGGCGGATCGCGGGCCTGCTCGTTCCGCTGGAGCTGGCCGCCGACACCGTCTTCACCACCGGCCAGGACGTCTGTTACGGCCCCGGCGGCGGACCGGTCGCCGGTTCGCTGCGCTCGGTCGGCTTCGATGTGCTGTGCGGCGGCGGTGTCGGCACGGCGCTTCCCGGGGTGGCCGTCCCCGAGCGGGGCGCGGCCGCTCTGCTGCACTCCACGGACCCGGCCCTGCCCTGGCTGCTGCTCGCCGCGCATGTGTCGCTCGGGCTGCTCGCCGCGGCCTGGCTGCGGCGCGGCGAGTCGGCGCTGGCCCAACTGGTGCGGGCGGTCGGCGCGTTCGCGTTCCGGCCGCTGCTGCTCGCGGTCATCGCGGTGGGCACGGCCCATCGTTCCGTGGGCCGCGGAGCGCGCCCCGCGCCCCGTCGGCCCCGTACCTCCCCCACCTGTCTGCTGGTGCACTCCGTCGGACGGCGGGGACCGCCGCGCTCGGCCGCAGTTTTCGGTTGAGCCCGCAGTCCCCATTTTCCGTATCTCCTGATACGACATCACACGGAGTGAATCAGCATGAGTGCACGCAACAGCCAGGCCAACAAGGCGGCGGCCCGCGAGCGGCTGCGCCAGGAGCGTGAGCGCCAGGCCAAGAAGGACAAGACCCGGCGGCAGCTGATCGTCATCGGTTCGACTGTCGTGGTCCTCGCGATCGCGGGCGGCATCGGTTACGCGATCATGCAGGCCAACAAGCCGACCCACTGGGAGTCGGTGAAGGACGAGAAGAACGTCACCGCGCCGAAGAACACCGAGGGCGAGAACGGGACGACCGTCGTCATCGGCAAGCCGACCGCCAAGAAGACCCTGGAGCTGTACGAGGACTCGCGCTGCCCGGTCTGCGCGAGCTTCGAGCAGACGGTGGGCGCGACGGTGAAGAAGGACGTCGACGCCGGCAAGTACAAGATCAAGTACATCGGCGCCACGTTCATCGACGGCGCGAAGTCCATCAACGGCCAGGGCTCGAAGAACGCGCTGAGCGCGCTGGGCGCGGCGCTGAATGTGAGCCCGGAGGCGTTCGCCGAGTACAAGACCGCACTGTACTCGGCGAAGTTCCACCCGAACGAGACGGACGACAAGTTCTCCAAGGACTCGTATCTGCTTGAGATCGCGGACACCGTGCCGGCGCTGAAGGGCAACAGCGAGTTCAAGAAGAACGTGGAGGACGGGACGTTCGACGGCTGGGCGATGAAGATGACGGACGCGTTCAACAAGAGCGGGGTCACGGGCACGCCGACGCTGAAGATGGACGGCAAGACGGTCACGGCGCAGGGGAGCAAGAACGCGCCGATGACGGTGGAACAGTTCAACGCGGCGATCACCAAGGCGCTGACCGCCTGACCGCCTGACGGCCTGACGGCCTGACGGCCTGACGGAGCGAGCGTGGGGTGTGGGGGCGTCAACCCCCACACCCCACCTCTTTCGGAGGGGCTCGCCCTCAGTTCAGGGAAGGGGCGAGGTGGGGGGAACACCCCCTTCGCCCGGTTCCGCCCGGTTACCACCACACCCCCACCCGACCCACAAGCAACACCCCGGTAGACCGTTCCCCATCACCCGGCGAACTTTCCCCATTCGGTCACCCATTCGCCTTACCGATCAGTAGTCTGATCGGCCGTGACCAGTCGACTCTCCTCAACTCCCAGCCGCCGCACGGTCGTCAAGGCCGCCGCCGCCACCGCTGTCGTCGCCGCTCCCGCCCTCGCGGCCGCCACCTCCGCAAACGCCGCCTCCGCCCAGGAGGCTCCCGCCTTCCTGCACGGCCTGGCCTCCGGCGACCCGCTGCCCGACGGCGTGCTGCTGTGGACACGCATCACGCCCACCCCCGATGCCGTGCCCGGCTCGGGCAAGGGCCCGGACACCGCGGTGGGTTGGGAGGTCGCCGAGGACAAGGGATTCACCCGTGTCGTCGCCCGCGGCACCACCACCTCGCAGGCCGCCTCCGACCACACCGTCAAGGTTGACGTAAGGGGCCTGCGCCAGGCGACCGCCTATTACTTCCGCTTCACCGCCGGTACCGTCCTCTCCCCCGTCGGCCGCACCCGCACCGCCCCGGCCACCGACGCCGCCACACCCGGTGTCCGCTTCGGTGTGGTCTCCTGCGCCAACTGGGAGTCCGGTTACTTCTCCGCGTACCGGCATCTGGCCGCCCGTGCCGACCTCGACGCGATCCTCCATCTCGGCGACTACATCTACGAGTACGCCACCGGCGGCTACCCGGAGCCGAAGTGCGTCGTACGGCAGCACTCGCCGAAGAACGAGATCACCACGCTCGCCGATTACCGCACCCGCCACGCCACGTACAAGACGGACACCGACCTGCAGACGCTGCACGCCGCTCATCCGGTGATCGCGATCTGGGACGACCACGAGTTCGCGAACGACGCATGGTCGGGCGGCGCGGAGAACCACACCCCGGGCACCGAGGGCGAGTGGGCGGCCCGCGCCACCGCCGCACGCCAGGCCTACTTCGAGTGGATGCCCGTACGTGCCTCCACCGAGGGCACCGTCTACCGTCGGCTGCGCTTCGGCAAGCTCGCCGATCTTCACCTGCTCGATCTGCGGTCCTTCCGCTCGCAGCAGACGACGGTCGGCAACGGCAGCGTGGACGACCCGGAGCGTACGATCACCGGCCGCGCCCAGCTGGACTGGCTGAAGTCCGGCCTGACCGGATCCGACGCGGCATGGAAGCTGGTCGGCACCTCGGTGATGATCTCGCCAGTCGACTTCGGCTCCGTACCGGCCCATCTGCTGAAGCCGATAGCGGAGTTGCTCGGCCTGCCCAAGGAGGGCCTCGCGGTCAACGTCGACCAGTGGGACGGCTACACGGACGACCGCAAGGAACTGCTCGCGCATCTGACGCAGCGCGGCATCGAGAACACTGTCTTCCTCACCGGCGACATCCATATGGCCTGGGCCAACAACGTCCCGGTCAAGGCCGCGACGTATCCCTTCTCGGAGTCCGCCGCGACCGAATTCGTGGTGACGTCGGTGACCTCCGACAACCTGGACGACATCCTCCATGTCGCTCCCGGCTCGGTCTCGCTCATCGCCTCCGCGGCGGTCAAGGCGGCCAACCGCCATGTGAAGTGGATCGACATGGACAACCACGGCTACGGCGTCCTCGATGTCACCGCCGAGCGCTCACAGATGGACTACTACGTGCTGTCCGACAAGACGAAGCAGGACGCGACCTCGAAGTGGGCTCGCTCCTACCGGACGCTCAGTGGGACGCAGAAGGTCGAGCGGGTGAATCAGCCGGTGCGCTGACGGCGAATTCCAGCCACTCCGCGATGTGTTAACCAGTGATCACATCGAGACGACGGGTGGTGTGATCCGTGGCTTGAAAGCGGACACAGCACCCGTCTCTGTAGCCCCACTTGTTACGTGAGGATCTCAACGCCCGAAGAGGGCGCGGGCGTTTATCCCGGTTGTCCGCAGTTCTACGCGGGTTGATTGGGCTTGATCGCCTCTCATCAAGCCCTGTCATGCACCCGTAATCTCCCCGCGGTGGCCAGAAAAAGGCCACTCCCCCACCCCCACGCGAGGAGACACCGTGCGGACTCTTGCCCGAATATCGCCGCGTTTGCGCAACCGCGTACTCGGTACAGCAATCATGGCCGGAACCCTGGCCCTCTCGCCGCTCTCCGCCCCCACGGGGATCGCCGCCACCAAGGCACCCGCCGCCAAGGCCGTCTCCAAGGTGTCCAACGCCTCCGACGAGTGCGCCGAGGACGCCGGCACGAGCGCCGCCGCCCGCAAGGCCCGCCCCGTCGGCGGCGTCCAGGCCCACGAGCCCAATGAGGTCACCGCCGCCAAGGCCAAGGCCATGGACGCGGATCTGAAGAAGAGAGTCGAGGCGGCCCGGACCGACGGCCGCAGACTGTCGGTCGCCGCCGCGACCACCATCCCGGTCTACTTCCACGTCATCCACAGCGGTTCGACCGGCAAGCTCACCGCCACCGACATCTCCAAGCAGATCTCGGTCCTCAACGCGGCCTACGCAGGCCAGGGCACCGGCAACACCAACTCGAGCTTCCAGTTCACGCTGGCCGGCACGGACTACACGGACAACGCCACCTGGTACAACGGCATCCAGCCGGGCTCCTCCGCCGAGACAGCCATGAAGTCGCAGCTGCGCAAGGGCGGCGCCGGCGCGCTCAACTTCTACACCGCCAGCCTCGGTGACGGCCTGCTCGGCTGGGCCACCTTCCCGTCCTCGTATGCCTCCGACCCGTCCGACGACGGTGTGGTGGTCCTCGACACCTCGCTGCCGGGCGGTTCCGCGACCAACTACAACGAGGGCGACACCGCCACCCACGAAATCGGCCACTGGATGGGGCTTTACCACACCTTCCAGGGCGGCTGCACCGGCAGCGGCGACTACGTCTCGGACACCCCGGCCGAGAAGACCGCCGCGACCGCCTGCCCGACCGGCCGTGACAGCTGCACCAACAAAACCGGTGTGGACCCGATCCACAACTTCATGGATTACACCTACGACCCGTGCATGTACCAGTTCACCGCGGGTCAGGTGCAGCGGATGAAGGACAGCTGGACCGCCTACCGGGCGGGCTGACACCAGGCTGCCCGCCGCACCCGCGGCGGGCAGCCGCTCACTGGTCCTGCTGGAGCGTCTCCAGGAATCCCAGCGCGATCCGCCAGGTCCGTTCGGCCGACTCCTCGTCGTAGTCCGGCAGATCGGGGTCGGTGTACAGATGCCCGGCCCCCGGATAGCGGTAGATCTCCACATCCGCACCCGCCCGCTGCATCTGCAGATACCAGGCGCTCAGCCAGTCGTGCGGCTCGAACGGATCGGGGTCCGCGACATGCAGCTGTACGGGCAGCTCGTCCACGCTCGCACCCTCCGCGATGTCGGACGTGCCGTGCATCAGCAGCAGCCCGCGGGCCTTCTCGTCACCCAGCGCGAGGTTCTGCGCGATCGAGCCACCGAGCGAGAAGCCCGCGTACACCAGCCCCTCGTCGGAATGGGGCGCGGCGGCCAGGATCGCGCGGCGCAGCAACTCCTCCTGGCCGATCTTGTCCTTGAGCTCCCTGCCCTCCTCGACGGTCTCGACGGTTTGTCCCTCGAAGAGGTCGGGCACGCGAACCTGGTGTCCGGCGGCGCGCAGCCGCTCGGCTGCCGCGTGCACGGCCGGACGCAGACCGTAGACCGAATGAAAGAGCATGATGTTCATTCGGCCATCCTGCCAGTCGCTGTCGGAATCAATCGGAGTCAATCGGAGTCATGGAGAACGCATTGCGCCCGTTGACCGTGGTCGGTGGCTCGGTCGTGCTCACCCTGCTGCTCGGCTGGGTCGTCGACCTGCTGCTGCGCCGCGTGGACGCCCGCCACCCCGAGACCCCCCTGTGGGGGCTGCTGCGCCGCTGCCGGCTGCCCCTCCAGGTCGTCCTGCTCACCGCCCTGCTGAGAGGGACCTACCGCGAGACGAAGTGGCAGCTCATCGAGGAGTACGAGGCCGGCATCGGACATGCTCTGTCGCTGGTGCTGATCAGTGCCGGCGCCTGGCTGGTGGTACGGATGGTCTCCGCCGCCGTGGAGTCCTCGTACGCCCGCTACGCGTCGTCGACCCGCGATCCGGCCCGGGTACGGCGGGTGCGAACGCAGGTCACGCTGATCATGCGGATCGTCATCGCGGTCGTCGTGGTGGTGGCGGTCGCCGCGATGCTGCTGACCTTCCCCGGTATGGAGAAGGTCGGCGCCTCGATGCTGGCCTCCGCGGGCATCATCGGCATAGTCGCCGGTGTCGCCGCGCAGTCCACGCTCGGCAATCTCTTCGCCGGTTTCCAGATCGCTTTCGGCGACATGGTGCGGATCGGCGACACGGTGGTCGTGGACGGCGAGTGGGGTGTGATCGAGGAGGTCACGCTGACGTTCCTGGCGGTGCGGACCTGGGACGAGCGGCGGATCACCATGCCGGTGTCGTACTTCACCAGCAAGCCCTTCGAGAACTGGTCGCGCGGCGGGGCGCAGATGACCGGAACGGTCTTCTTCCATCTGGACCACTCGGCGCCGGTCGCCCTGATGCGCGAGAAGCTGCACGACATCCTGCGGGAGTGCGCGGCGTGGGACGGCCGGGACTGGAGCCTGGCGGTGACGGACACCACGCCCACCACGATGCAGGTACGGGCGGTGGTCACGGCCAAGGACGCCGACGACATCTGGACGGCACGGTGTGCCGTACGGGAGCAGATGATCGCGTGGCTGTCCGAGAAGCATCCGTACGCGCTGCCGCGGATCGCGACGTCGCCGGGTGTGCCGCCGCCGGACGGATCGTGGTCGGCGGGCGCGGAGCCCGCACCAGGTGTGGACCTGCCCGAGCAGGGCGACGGAGACCACGACGGGGAAGCGCAGCCGCGGACGGGCCGGGGCTGACGTCCGGTCGCCACAAGGCTCCCGCCGCGCCGCCACGCACCACGCACCGCGAGCCGCAAGCCGCGACCACCCCGTCACCGCATGCTGCGTACGTCCAGGTGTCGCAGGACCCGGTCCACCACCTCCGGGTTCGCGCCCGGTTCGTTGCGGGCCGAGAGCACCTCGTGGCGCGCCGCCGACATCATCTCCCGCTGGATCCGCTGCACTGTCCTGAGGCGTTCCTCCCGCTTCGCGAACCACTCGCGCCGCTCGTCGTCGACGATGTCCGGGCTGATCCTCGCCCCCATGTCGTACGCCCCGCGCAGCAGCCGATCGCTGATGTCCTCCGGCAGTTCCTCCACCGCCTCGATCTCCCGCAGCCGGTGCTTCGCCGCCTTCGCCGCGCGGCGGGCCAGGCTCCGCTCCAGTTCCCGCTCTGCGTCCGCGTCCGCGCGTACACCGAGCCGCCGTACCAGCCAGGGCAGCGTCAGCCCCTGGAGAACGAGCGTGGCCAGGATGACCGCGAACGCGATGAAGATGATCTCGTCCCGCGCCGGAAAGTCCGCCCCGCTGTCCGTCTTCCGCGGAATGGCGAGCGCCAGCGCGACCGATGCCACGCCGCGCATCCCCGACCACCACATGATGACG
This window contains:
- a CDS encoding mechanosensitive ion channel family protein; its protein translation is MENALRPLTVVGGSVVLTLLLGWVVDLLLRRVDARHPETPLWGLLRRCRLPLQVVLLTALLRGTYRETKWQLIEEYEAGIGHALSLVLISAGAWLVVRMVSAAVESSYARYASSTRDPARVRRVRTQVTLIMRIVIAVVVVVAVAAMLLTFPGMEKVGASMLASAGIIGIVAGVAAQSTLGNLFAGFQIAFGDMVRIGDTVVVDGEWGVIEEVTLTFLAVRTWDERRITMPVSYFTSKPFENWSRGGAQMTGTVFFHLDHSAPVALMREKLHDILRECAAWDGRDWSLAVTDTTPTTMQVRAVVTAKDADDIWTARCAVREQMIAWLSEKHPYALPRIATSPGVPPPDGSWSAGAEPAPGVDLPEQGDGDHDGEAQPRTGRG